One Tenrec ecaudatus isolate mTenEca1 chromosome 12, mTenEca1.hap1, whole genome shotgun sequence DNA segment encodes these proteins:
- the GIGYF1 gene encoding GRB10-interacting GYF protein 1 isoform X1 yields MAAETLNFGPEWLRALSSGGSVASPPPSPAIPKYKLADYRYGREEMLALYVKENKVPEELQDKEFAAVLQEEPLQPLALEPLTEEEQRNFSLSVNSVAVLRLMGKGAGPPPGGTSRGRGSTRSRGRGRGDSCFYQRSIEEGDGAFGRSPREIQRSQSWDDRGERRFEKSARRDTARSGFEESGAGPRKEPARSDSENWRSLREEQEEEEEGSWRLGAGPRRDGDRWRSASPDGGPRSAGWREHGERRRKFDFDLRGEEEGRAGGGGSHLRRGRGPDGFEDDKDGLPEWCLDDEDEEMGTFDATGAFLPLKKGPKEPIPEEQELDFQGLEDEDGEPSEGLDEEGPEAAGGKELGLLPLQEKPPSSPSPLPTLGPLWGTNGDGGDAVEELPATKGDDMRGMQLNHGVGSPPGPPGELEDDEGLKHLQQEAEKLVASLQDSSLEEEQFTAAMQAQGLRHSAAATALPLSHGAARKWFYKDPQGEIQGPFTTQEMAEWFQAGYFSMSLLVKRGCDEGFQPLGEVIKMWGRVPFAPGPSPPPLLVSTGGRWGGQGRRRGVRSRTRTSVWTPGGLPRALGLRSLPQGNMDQERLKKQQELAAAALYQQLQQQQFLQLVGSRPLPPCTLREKAALGDLPPPQQQQLTAFLQQLQALKPPRGGDQNLLPTMNRSLSVPDSSPLWDVHTSASSQSGGEASLWDIPMNSSTQGPILEQLQLQHKCQFQERREVEERKRREEKRRQQQQQQQEEQKRRQEEEELFRRKQVRQQELLLKLLQQQAAAPGPVPPAPSSPPPLWAGLAKQGLSMKTLLELQLESERQLHKQPPPRESTRSQAPNHRLQLGGLGAAPLSQWVAETGPLWGGPDKSGGGGGGGGSGLGLWEDAVKSGGSLARSLGLKNSRSSPSLSDSYSHLSGRPVRKKTEEEEKLLKLLQGIPRPQDGLTQWCEQMLHTLSSAGSLDVPMAVAILKEVESPYDVHDFIRSCLGDTLEAKEFAKQFLERRAKQKASQQRQQQQEAWLSSASLQTAFQTNHSTKLGPGEGSKAKRRALMLHSDPSILGEFRAGPGQESPRSLGDRAPTQPPPGSRLLPARTFR; encoded by the exons ATGGCAGCAGAGACCCTCAACTTCGGTCCTGAGTG GCTAAGGGCCCTTTCCAGCGGGGGCAGTGTGGCCTCCCCACCCCCGTCTCCGGCCATCCCCAAATACAAGCTTGCGGACTATCGCTATGGGCGAGAGGAGATGCTGGCCCTCTACGTGAAGGAGAACAAG GTCCCCGAAGAGCTGCAGGACAAGGAGTTTGCCGCCGTGTTACAGGAGGAGCCGCTGCAGCCGCTGGCGCTGGAGCCTCTGACGGAGGAAGAACAG AGAAACTTCTCCCTGTCCGTGAACAGCGTGGCTGTACTAAGGCTGATGGGGAAAGGGGCTGGCCCCCCGCCAGGCGGCACTTCCCGTGGCAGGGGCAGCACCAGAAGCCGAG gcCGTGGCCGAGGCGACAGCTGCTTTTACCAGAGAAGCATTGAGGAAGGTGACGGGGCCTTCGGAAGGAGCCCCCGGGAGATCCAGCGCAGCCAGAGCTGGGATGACAG AGGCGAGCGGCGGTTTGAGAAGTCGGCCAGGCGGGACACAG CACGCTCGGGGTTTGAGGAGAGTGGAGCCGGCCCTCGGAAGGAGCCCGCCCGCTCAGACAGCGAGAACTGGCGCTCTCTgcgggaggagcaggaggaggaggaggagggcagctGGAGACTCGGGGCAGGCCCCCGGCGAGATGGCGATCGCTGGCGCTCAGCCAGCCCTG ATGGTGGCCCCAGATCTGCTGGCTGGCGCGAACACGGGGAGCGGCGCCGCAAGTTTGACTTTGATTTGCGCGGTGAAGAGGAGGGGCGAGCTGGGGGAGGCGGCTCTCACCTCCGCAGAGGCCGTGGGCCCGACGGCTTTGAGGACGACAAGGACGGGCTCCCGGAGTGGTGTCTGGATGATGAGGATGAAGAGATGGGCACTTTTGATGCCACGGGCGCCTTCCTGCCTCTCAAG AAGGGCCCTAAGGAGCCAATCCCTGAGGAGCAGGAGCTGGACTTCCAGGGACTGGAGGATGAGGACGGCGAACCTTCAGAGGGGCTGGATGAGGAGGGGCCTGAGGCAGCAG GTGGGAAGGAACTGGGCCTACTGCCTCTTCAGGAAAAGCCGCCCAGCTCCCCGTCCCCCCTGCCAACCCTGGGCCCCCTGTGGGGAACAAATGGAGATGGCGGTGACGCTGTGGAGGAGCTGCCGGCCACCAAAG GAGATGATATGCGGGGCATGCAGCTGAACCATGGTGTGGGCTCCCCCCCTGGGCCACCTGGAGAGCTGGAGGATGATGAAGGCTTGAAACACCTGCagcag gaggcagagaagctggtggcctCCCTACAGGACAGTTCCCTGGAGGAGGAGCAGTTCACAGCCGCCATGCAAGCCCAGGGCCTGCGACACTCGGCAGCCGCCACCGCATTGCCCCTCAGTCACGGCGCCGCCCGAAAGTGGTTCTACAAAGACCCACAGGGGGAGATCCAAG GCCCCTTCACGACCCAGGAGATGGCGGAGTGGTTCCAGGCTGGCTACTTCTCGATGTCACTGCTCGTGAAGCGGGGCTGTGATGAGGGCTTCCAGCCCCTGGGTGAGGTGATCAAGATGTGGGGCCGTGTGCCCTTTGCCCCAGGGCCCTCGCCACCCCCACTGCTGGTAagcacaggaggaagatggggcgggCAGGGACGGCGACGGGGGGTACGGAGCAGGACAAGGACAAGCGTCTGGACCCCAGGAGGCCTGCCCCGTGCCCTGGGACTGCGATCCCTCCCGCAGGGAAACATGGACCAGGAGCGTCTAAAGAAGCAGCAGGAGCTGGCGGCGGCTGCCTTGTACCAGCAGCTGCAGCAACAGCAGTTCCTTCAGCTGGTCGGCAG CCGCCCACTCCCGCCATGTACGCTCCGGGAAAAGGCAGCTCTGGGAGACCTGCCGccaccgcagcagcagcagctcacaGCGTTCCTGCAGCAGCTCCAGGCTCTCAAACCCCCCAG AGGTGGGGACCAGAACCTGCTCCCGACGATGAACCGGTCCTTGTCGGTGCCAGATTCGAGCCCCCTCTGGGACGTACATACCTCAGCCTCATCACAGTCAG GTGGTGAGGCCAGTCTTTGGGACATACCAATGAACTCTTCGACTCAGGGTCCAATTCTTGAACAACTCCAGCTGCAACATAAA TGTCAGTTCCAGGAGCGCCGGGAGGTGGAGGAGCGGAAGCGCAGAGAGGAAAAGCGTcgccagcagcaacagcagcagcaggaggagcaGAAGCGGAGGCAAGAGGAGGAAGAGCTGTTTCGCCGCaagcag GTGCGGCAACAGGAGCTGCTGCTGAAGTTGCTGCAGCAGCAAGCAGCCGCGCCCGGCCCTGTGCCCCCTGCGCCCAGCTCCCCGCCCCCGCTCTGGGCTGGCCTGGCCAAGCAGGGCCTCTCCATGAAGACGCTGCTCGAGCTGCAGTTGGAGAGCGAGCGGCAGCTGCACAAGCAGCCCCCGCCTCGCGAGTCCACGCGTTCCCAGGCCCCGAACCACCGCCTG CAGCTTGGGGGCCTGGGCGCTGCCCCCCTGTCCCAGTGGGTAGCGGAAACTGGGCCCCTGTGGGGCGGTCCTGACAAGAgtgggggcggcggcggcggcggcggcagcggcctgGGGCTCTGGGAGGATGCAGTCAAGAGCGGAGGCAGCCTGGCGCGCAGCCTGGGCCTGAAGAACAGCCGGAGCAGCCCGTCTCTCAG TGATTCCTACAGCCACCTGTCCGGTCGGCCTGTGCGCAAGAAgacggaggaggaggagaagctgCTGAAGCTGCTGCAAGGCATCCCCAGGCCCCAGGACGGCCTCACCCAGTGGTGCGAACAGATGCTGCACACGCTGAGCTCCGCCGGCAGCCTGGACG TACCCATGGCTGTAGCGATCCTCAAGGAGGTGGAATCTCCCTATGACGTCCATGACTTTATCCGTTCCTGCCTGGGGGACACGCTGGAAGCCAAAGAATTTGCCAAACAGTTCCTGGAACGGAGGGCCAAGCAGAAAGCCAgtcagcagcggcagcagcagcag GAGGCTTGGCTGAGCAGTGCCTCCTTGCAGACAGCCTTTCAGACCAACCACAGCACCAAACTCGGCCCTGGGGAGGGCAGCAAGGCCAAGCGGCGGGCCCTGATGCTGCACTCAGACCCCAGCATCTTGGGTGAGTTCAGGGCTGGGCCGGGGCAGGAGAGCCCGAGAAGTCTGGGGGACAGAGCGCCAACCCAGCCTCCTCCTGGCTCCAGGCTACTCCCTGCACGGACCTTCCGGTGA
- the GIGYF1 gene encoding GRB10-interacting GYF protein 1 isoform X2 yields the protein MAAETLNFGPEWLRALSSGGSVASPPPSPAIPKYKLADYRYGREEMLALYVKENKVPEELQDKEFAAVLQEEPLQPLALEPLTEEEQRNFSLSVNSVAVLRLMGKGAGPPPGGTSRGRGSTRSRGRGRGDSCFYQRSIEEGDGAFGRSPREIQRSQSWDDRGERRFEKSARRDTARSGFEESGAGPRKEPARSDSENWRSLREEQEEEEEGSWRLGAGPRRDGDRWRSASPDGGPRSAGWREHGERRRKFDFDLRGEEEGRAGGGGSHLRRGRGPDGFEDDKDGLPEWCLDDEDEEMGTFDATGAFLPLKKGPKEPIPEEQELDFQGLEDEDGEPSEGLDEEGPEAAGGKELGLLPLQEKPPSSPSPLPTLGPLWGTNGDGGDAVEELPATKGDDMRGMQLNHGVGSPPGPPGELEDDEGLKHLQQEAEKLVASLQDSSLEEEQFTAAMQAQGLRHSAAATALPLSHGAARKWFYKDPQGEIQGPFTTQEMAEWFQAGYFSMSLLVKRGCDEGFQPLGEVIKMWGRVPFAPGPSPPPLLVSTGGRWGGQGRRRGVRSRTRTSVWTPGGLPRALGLRSLPQGNMDQERLKKQQELAAAALYQQLQQQQFLQLVGSRPLPPCTLREKAALGDLPPPQQQQLTAFLQQLQALKPPRGGDQNLLPTMNRSLSVPDSSPLWDVHTSASSQSGGEASLWDIPMNSSTQGPILEQLQLQHKCQFQERREVEERKRREEKRRQQQQQQQEEQKRRQEEEELFRRKQVRQQELLLKLLQQQAAAPGPVPPAPSSPPPLWAGLAKQGLSMKTLLELQLESERQLHKQPPPRESTRSQAPNHRLLGGLGAAPLSQWVAETGPLWGGPDKSGGGGGGGGSGLGLWEDAVKSGGSLARSLGLKNSRSSPSLSDSYSHLSGRPVRKKTEEEEKLLKLLQGIPRPQDGLTQWCEQMLHTLSSAGSLDVPMAVAILKEVESPYDVHDFIRSCLGDTLEAKEFAKQFLERRAKQKASQQRQQQQEAWLSSASLQTAFQTNHSTKLGPGEGSKAKRRALMLHSDPSILGEFRAGPGQESPRSLGDRAPTQPPPGSRLLPARTFR from the exons ATGGCAGCAGAGACCCTCAACTTCGGTCCTGAGTG GCTAAGGGCCCTTTCCAGCGGGGGCAGTGTGGCCTCCCCACCCCCGTCTCCGGCCATCCCCAAATACAAGCTTGCGGACTATCGCTATGGGCGAGAGGAGATGCTGGCCCTCTACGTGAAGGAGAACAAG GTCCCCGAAGAGCTGCAGGACAAGGAGTTTGCCGCCGTGTTACAGGAGGAGCCGCTGCAGCCGCTGGCGCTGGAGCCTCTGACGGAGGAAGAACAG AGAAACTTCTCCCTGTCCGTGAACAGCGTGGCTGTACTAAGGCTGATGGGGAAAGGGGCTGGCCCCCCGCCAGGCGGCACTTCCCGTGGCAGGGGCAGCACCAGAAGCCGAG gcCGTGGCCGAGGCGACAGCTGCTTTTACCAGAGAAGCATTGAGGAAGGTGACGGGGCCTTCGGAAGGAGCCCCCGGGAGATCCAGCGCAGCCAGAGCTGGGATGACAG AGGCGAGCGGCGGTTTGAGAAGTCGGCCAGGCGGGACACAG CACGCTCGGGGTTTGAGGAGAGTGGAGCCGGCCCTCGGAAGGAGCCCGCCCGCTCAGACAGCGAGAACTGGCGCTCTCTgcgggaggagcaggaggaggaggaggagggcagctGGAGACTCGGGGCAGGCCCCCGGCGAGATGGCGATCGCTGGCGCTCAGCCAGCCCTG ATGGTGGCCCCAGATCTGCTGGCTGGCGCGAACACGGGGAGCGGCGCCGCAAGTTTGACTTTGATTTGCGCGGTGAAGAGGAGGGGCGAGCTGGGGGAGGCGGCTCTCACCTCCGCAGAGGCCGTGGGCCCGACGGCTTTGAGGACGACAAGGACGGGCTCCCGGAGTGGTGTCTGGATGATGAGGATGAAGAGATGGGCACTTTTGATGCCACGGGCGCCTTCCTGCCTCTCAAG AAGGGCCCTAAGGAGCCAATCCCTGAGGAGCAGGAGCTGGACTTCCAGGGACTGGAGGATGAGGACGGCGAACCTTCAGAGGGGCTGGATGAGGAGGGGCCTGAGGCAGCAG GTGGGAAGGAACTGGGCCTACTGCCTCTTCAGGAAAAGCCGCCCAGCTCCCCGTCCCCCCTGCCAACCCTGGGCCCCCTGTGGGGAACAAATGGAGATGGCGGTGACGCTGTGGAGGAGCTGCCGGCCACCAAAG GAGATGATATGCGGGGCATGCAGCTGAACCATGGTGTGGGCTCCCCCCCTGGGCCACCTGGAGAGCTGGAGGATGATGAAGGCTTGAAACACCTGCagcag gaggcagagaagctggtggcctCCCTACAGGACAGTTCCCTGGAGGAGGAGCAGTTCACAGCCGCCATGCAAGCCCAGGGCCTGCGACACTCGGCAGCCGCCACCGCATTGCCCCTCAGTCACGGCGCCGCCCGAAAGTGGTTCTACAAAGACCCACAGGGGGAGATCCAAG GCCCCTTCACGACCCAGGAGATGGCGGAGTGGTTCCAGGCTGGCTACTTCTCGATGTCACTGCTCGTGAAGCGGGGCTGTGATGAGGGCTTCCAGCCCCTGGGTGAGGTGATCAAGATGTGGGGCCGTGTGCCCTTTGCCCCAGGGCCCTCGCCACCCCCACTGCTGGTAagcacaggaggaagatggggcgggCAGGGACGGCGACGGGGGGTACGGAGCAGGACAAGGACAAGCGTCTGGACCCCAGGAGGCCTGCCCCGTGCCCTGGGACTGCGATCCCTCCCGCAGGGAAACATGGACCAGGAGCGTCTAAAGAAGCAGCAGGAGCTGGCGGCGGCTGCCTTGTACCAGCAGCTGCAGCAACAGCAGTTCCTTCAGCTGGTCGGCAG CCGCCCACTCCCGCCATGTACGCTCCGGGAAAAGGCAGCTCTGGGAGACCTGCCGccaccgcagcagcagcagctcacaGCGTTCCTGCAGCAGCTCCAGGCTCTCAAACCCCCCAG AGGTGGGGACCAGAACCTGCTCCCGACGATGAACCGGTCCTTGTCGGTGCCAGATTCGAGCCCCCTCTGGGACGTACATACCTCAGCCTCATCACAGTCAG GTGGTGAGGCCAGTCTTTGGGACATACCAATGAACTCTTCGACTCAGGGTCCAATTCTTGAACAACTCCAGCTGCAACATAAA TGTCAGTTCCAGGAGCGCCGGGAGGTGGAGGAGCGGAAGCGCAGAGAGGAAAAGCGTcgccagcagcaacagcagcagcaggaggagcaGAAGCGGAGGCAAGAGGAGGAAGAGCTGTTTCGCCGCaagcag GTGCGGCAACAGGAGCTGCTGCTGAAGTTGCTGCAGCAGCAAGCAGCCGCGCCCGGCCCTGTGCCCCCTGCGCCCAGCTCCCCGCCCCCGCTCTGGGCTGGCCTGGCCAAGCAGGGCCTCTCCATGAAGACGCTGCTCGAGCTGCAGTTGGAGAGCGAGCGGCAGCTGCACAAGCAGCCCCCGCCTCGCGAGTCCACGCGTTCCCAGGCCCCGAACCACCGCCTG CTTGGGGGCCTGGGCGCTGCCCCCCTGTCCCAGTGGGTAGCGGAAACTGGGCCCCTGTGGGGCGGTCCTGACAAGAgtgggggcggcggcggcggcggcggcagcggcctgGGGCTCTGGGAGGATGCAGTCAAGAGCGGAGGCAGCCTGGCGCGCAGCCTGGGCCTGAAGAACAGCCGGAGCAGCCCGTCTCTCAG TGATTCCTACAGCCACCTGTCCGGTCGGCCTGTGCGCAAGAAgacggaggaggaggagaagctgCTGAAGCTGCTGCAAGGCATCCCCAGGCCCCAGGACGGCCTCACCCAGTGGTGCGAACAGATGCTGCACACGCTGAGCTCCGCCGGCAGCCTGGACG TACCCATGGCTGTAGCGATCCTCAAGGAGGTGGAATCTCCCTATGACGTCCATGACTTTATCCGTTCCTGCCTGGGGGACACGCTGGAAGCCAAAGAATTTGCCAAACAGTTCCTGGAACGGAGGGCCAAGCAGAAAGCCAgtcagcagcggcagcagcagcag GAGGCTTGGCTGAGCAGTGCCTCCTTGCAGACAGCCTTTCAGACCAACCACAGCACCAAACTCGGCCCTGGGGAGGGCAGCAAGGCCAAGCGGCGGGCCCTGATGCTGCACTCAGACCCCAGCATCTTGGGTGAGTTCAGGGCTGGGCCGGGGCAGGAGAGCCCGAGAAGTCTGGGGGACAGAGCGCCAACCCAGCCTCCTCCTGGCTCCAGGCTACTCCCTGCACGGACCTTCCGGTGA